A genome region from Macaca fascicularis isolate 582-1 chromosome 3, T2T-MFA8v1.1 includes the following:
- the ZNF425 gene encoding zinc finger protein 425 isoform X3, translating to MYKQEMKTNYQTLDSLGYAFSKPDLITWMEQGRMLFISEQGCLDKTRRTTSPPTDEQLDMKDTGKLPCFDHEGTLRTKEEDCRLNGPQKQDLGAALPGKERKILSARRDTFQSPSLQETEIPNKKVSITASDPDKKDLRHKPRETPGRLEIPTGPRCYSCYVCRKVFQVRRDLLKHKRSHSKSQLRRYPKYRNTSRGKSELRRTQRHLCQKKRFQCSECEKSYFLKGSLVTHQVVHTGQRPYPCPECDKTFRYRANLKKHLCLHRGERPFCCGECGRAFVQQCELTEHLRLHSGEKPFQCPQCDRCFRLKRGMKVHLSQHSGKRPFHCPECGRSFSRKAALKTHQRTHSEEKPFSCDECGRKFIYKIKLDEHIRVHTGEKPFSCPECNKSFRLKRSLKAHGLQHSGKRPFQCPECSRGFFWRNAMRAHQRLHSEQKPFPCAECGKRFTRPSKLACHTRVHDRQKEFPCGECKKTFSQQSRLTQHLKVHNTEKPFSCAECGRSFRRRAHLTEHTRLHSGEEPFQCPECDKSFSWKASMKFHQRMHRDEKPFACSECGKTYTHQSQLTEHLRLHSGEKPYQCPECQKTFRLKGNLKSHLLQHSGQKPFSCVMCGKSFTQQYRLTEHIRVHSGEKPFQCPECDKSYCIRGSLKVHLYTHSGERPFQCPECGKGFLQKRSLKAHLCLHSGERPFSCDECGRSFTYVGALKTHIAVHAKEKPSSL from the exons ATGTATAAGCAAGAGATGAAGACCAATTACCAGACCCTTGATTCCCTGG GGTATGCTTTTTCCAAGCCAGATTTGATCACATGGATGGAACAAGGGAGAATGCTATTCATCAGCGAACAGGGATGCTTAGATAAAACAAGAAGGACAACTAGCCCTCCTACTGATGAACAGTTGGACATGAAGGATACTGGAAAGTTGCCATGTTTTG ATCACGAAGGAACTCTCAGGACAAAAGAAGAGGATTGCCGTTTAAATGGTCCTCAAAAACAGGACTTGGGTGCTGCCTTaccagggaaggagagaaagatttTATCAGCTCGAAGAGACACCTTCCAGTCTCCAAGTCTCCAAGAAACAGAGATTCCAAATAAAAAAGTCAGCATCACAGCATCTGATCCAGACAAGAAAGACCTGCGGCACAAGCCTCGGGAGACCCCAGGGCGCTTAGAAATTCCCACAGGGCCAAGATGCTACTCCTGCTATGTCTGTAGGAAAGTCTTCCAAGTAAGGAGGGATTTGCTAAAGCACAAACGGAGCCACTCCAAGAGCCAGCTCCGCAGATATCCTAAGTACAGAAACACGTCCAGAGGGAAGTCCGAACTCAGGCGGACGCAGAGGCACCTGTGTCAGAAGAAGCGGTTCCAGTGCAGTGAGTGTGAGAAGAGCTACTTCCTGAAGGGCAGCCTCGTCACTCATCAGGTTGTCCACACCGGCCAGCGGCCCTACCCGTGCCCTGAGTGCGACAAGACCTTCCGGTACAGGGCCAACCTGAAGAAGCACCTGTGTCTGCACCGCGGGGAGCGGCCGTTCTGCTGCGGGGAGTGCGGCCGGGCCTTCGTGCAGCAGTGCGAGCTCACGGAGCACCTGCGGCTGCACAGCGGAGAGAAGCCCTTCCAGTGTCCGCAGTGTGACCGGTGCTTCCGCCTGAAGAGGGGCATGAAGGTCCATCTGTCCCAGCACAGCGGGAAGAGGCCCTTCCACTGTCCCGAGTGTGGCCGGAGCTTCTCCCGGAAGGCTGCCCTGAAGACCCACCAGAGGACGCACAGCGAGGAAAAGCCGTTTTCTTGTGATGAGTGCGGCAGGAAATTCATCTACAAGATTAAGCTGGACGAGCACATCAGAGTTCACACGGGAGAGAAGCCCTTTTCGTGTCCCGAGTGTAACAAAAGTTTCCGCCTCAAGAGAAGCCTGAAAGCCCACGGGCTGCAGCACAGCGGGAAGAGGCCTTTCCAGTGCCCGGAGTGCAGCAGGGGCTTCTTCTGGAGGAACGCCATGCGCGCCCACCAGCGCCTGCACAGCGAGCAGAAGCCCTTCCCCTGCGCCGAGTGCGGCAAGCGCTTCACGCGGCCCTCCAAGCTCGCCTGCCACACCAGAGTCCACGACAGGCAGAAGGAGTTTCCCTGTGGTGAGTGCAAAAAGACCTTTTCTCAGCAGTCGCGGCTCACGCAGCACCTGAAGGTCCACAACACGGAAAAGCCGTTCTCCTGCGCCGAGTGCGGCCGCAGTTTCCGCCGGCGCGCGCATCTCACAGAGCACACGAGGCTTCATAGCGGCGAGGAGCCCTTCCAGTGTCCCGAGTGCGACAAGAGCTTCTCCTGGAAGGCCTCCATGAAGTTCCACCAGCGGATGCACAGGGACGAGAAGCCCTTCGCGTGCAGTGAGTGCGGCAAGACCTACACGCATCAGTCTCAGCTCACCGAGCACCTGAGGCTGCACAGCGGCGAGAAGCCCTACCAGTGTCCTGAATGCCAGAAGACTTTCCGCCTCAAGGGAAATCTGAAAAGCCACCTGCTGCAGCACAGTGGTCAAAAGCCGTTCTCTTGTGTGATGTGTGGCAAAAGTTTCACTCAACAGTACCGGCTCACAGAACACATTCGAGTCCACAGCGGGGAGAAGCCCTTCCAGTGTCCGGAGTGTGACAAGAGCTACTGCATCAGGGGCAGCTTGAAGGTCCACTTGTATACGCACAGTGGAGAGAGGCCCTTCCAGTGTCCTGAGTGTGGCAAAGGCTTCCTCCAGAAGAGAAGCCTGAAGGCCCATCTGTGCCTTCACAGTGGGGAGAGGCCTTTTTCTTGTGATGAGTGTGGAAGGAGCTTCACGTACGTGGGGGCGCTCAAGACCCACATTGCGGTGCATGCCAAGGAGAAGCCCTCCAGCCTCTAG
- the ZNF425 gene encoding zinc finger protein 425 isoform X1, producing the protein MAEPASVTVTFDDVALYFSEQEWEILEKWQKQMYKQEMKTNYQTLDSLGYAFSKPDLITWMEQGRMLFISEQGCLDKTRRTTSPPTDEQLDMKDTGKLPCFDHEGTLRTKEEDCRLNGPQKQDLGAALPGKERKILSARRDTFQSPSLQETEIPNKKVSITASDPDKKDLRHKPRETPGRLEIPTGPRCYSCYVCRKVFQVRRDLLKHKRSHSKSQLRRYPKYRNTSRGKSELRRTQRHLCQKKRFQCSECEKSYFLKGSLVTHQVVHTGQRPYPCPECDKTFRYRANLKKHLCLHRGERPFCCGECGRAFVQQCELTEHLRLHSGEKPFQCPQCDRCFRLKRGMKVHLSQHSGKRPFHCPECGRSFSRKAALKTHQRTHSEEKPFSCDECGRKFIYKIKLDEHIRVHTGEKPFSCPECNKSFRLKRSLKAHGLQHSGKRPFQCPECSRGFFWRNAMRAHQRLHSEQKPFPCAECGKRFTRPSKLACHTRVHDRQKEFPCGECKKTFSQQSRLTQHLKVHNTEKPFSCAECGRSFRRRAHLTEHTRLHSGEEPFQCPECDKSFSWKASMKFHQRMHRDEKPFACSECGKTYTHQSQLTEHLRLHSGEKPYQCPECQKTFRLKGNLKSHLLQHSGQKPFSCVMCGKSFTQQYRLTEHIRVHSGEKPFQCPECDKSYCIRGSLKVHLYTHSGERPFQCPECGKGFLQKRSLKAHLCLHSGERPFSCDECGRSFTYVGALKTHIAVHAKEKPSSL; encoded by the exons GTAACTGTGACATTTGATGATGTGGCCTTATATTTTTCGGAACAAGAGTGGGAGATCCTGGAGAAATGGCAGAAGCAAATGTATAAGCAAGAGATGAAGACCAATTACCAGACCCTTGATTCCCTGG GGTATGCTTTTTCCAAGCCAGATTTGATCACATGGATGGAACAAGGGAGAATGCTATTCATCAGCGAACAGGGATGCTTAGATAAAACAAGAAGGACAACTAGCCCTCCTACTGATGAACAGTTGGACATGAAGGATACTGGAAAGTTGCCATGTTTTG ATCACGAAGGAACTCTCAGGACAAAAGAAGAGGATTGCCGTTTAAATGGTCCTCAAAAACAGGACTTGGGTGCTGCCTTaccagggaaggagagaaagatttTATCAGCTCGAAGAGACACCTTCCAGTCTCCAAGTCTCCAAGAAACAGAGATTCCAAATAAAAAAGTCAGCATCACAGCATCTGATCCAGACAAGAAAGACCTGCGGCACAAGCCTCGGGAGACCCCAGGGCGCTTAGAAATTCCCACAGGGCCAAGATGCTACTCCTGCTATGTCTGTAGGAAAGTCTTCCAAGTAAGGAGGGATTTGCTAAAGCACAAACGGAGCCACTCCAAGAGCCAGCTCCGCAGATATCCTAAGTACAGAAACACGTCCAGAGGGAAGTCCGAACTCAGGCGGACGCAGAGGCACCTGTGTCAGAAGAAGCGGTTCCAGTGCAGTGAGTGTGAGAAGAGCTACTTCCTGAAGGGCAGCCTCGTCACTCATCAGGTTGTCCACACCGGCCAGCGGCCCTACCCGTGCCCTGAGTGCGACAAGACCTTCCGGTACAGGGCCAACCTGAAGAAGCACCTGTGTCTGCACCGCGGGGAGCGGCCGTTCTGCTGCGGGGAGTGCGGCCGGGCCTTCGTGCAGCAGTGCGAGCTCACGGAGCACCTGCGGCTGCACAGCGGAGAGAAGCCCTTCCAGTGTCCGCAGTGTGACCGGTGCTTCCGCCTGAAGAGGGGCATGAAGGTCCATCTGTCCCAGCACAGCGGGAAGAGGCCCTTCCACTGTCCCGAGTGTGGCCGGAGCTTCTCCCGGAAGGCTGCCCTGAAGACCCACCAGAGGACGCACAGCGAGGAAAAGCCGTTTTCTTGTGATGAGTGCGGCAGGAAATTCATCTACAAGATTAAGCTGGACGAGCACATCAGAGTTCACACGGGAGAGAAGCCCTTTTCGTGTCCCGAGTGTAACAAAAGTTTCCGCCTCAAGAGAAGCCTGAAAGCCCACGGGCTGCAGCACAGCGGGAAGAGGCCTTTCCAGTGCCCGGAGTGCAGCAGGGGCTTCTTCTGGAGGAACGCCATGCGCGCCCACCAGCGCCTGCACAGCGAGCAGAAGCCCTTCCCCTGCGCCGAGTGCGGCAAGCGCTTCACGCGGCCCTCCAAGCTCGCCTGCCACACCAGAGTCCACGACAGGCAGAAGGAGTTTCCCTGTGGTGAGTGCAAAAAGACCTTTTCTCAGCAGTCGCGGCTCACGCAGCACCTGAAGGTCCACAACACGGAAAAGCCGTTCTCCTGCGCCGAGTGCGGCCGCAGTTTCCGCCGGCGCGCGCATCTCACAGAGCACACGAGGCTTCATAGCGGCGAGGAGCCCTTCCAGTGTCCCGAGTGCGACAAGAGCTTCTCCTGGAAGGCCTCCATGAAGTTCCACCAGCGGATGCACAGGGACGAGAAGCCCTTCGCGTGCAGTGAGTGCGGCAAGACCTACACGCATCAGTCTCAGCTCACCGAGCACCTGAGGCTGCACAGCGGCGAGAAGCCCTACCAGTGTCCTGAATGCCAGAAGACTTTCCGCCTCAAGGGAAATCTGAAAAGCCACCTGCTGCAGCACAGTGGTCAAAAGCCGTTCTCTTGTGTGATGTGTGGCAAAAGTTTCACTCAACAGTACCGGCTCACAGAACACATTCGAGTCCACAGCGGGGAGAAGCCCTTCCAGTGTCCGGAGTGTGACAAGAGCTACTGCATCAGGGGCAGCTTGAAGGTCCACTTGTATACGCACAGTGGAGAGAGGCCCTTCCAGTGTCCTGAGTGTGGCAAAGGCTTCCTCCAGAAGAGAAGCCTGAAGGCCCATCTGTGCCTTCACAGTGGGGAGAGGCCTTTTTCTTGTGATGAGTGTGGAAGGAGCTTCACGTACGTGGGGGCGCTCAAGACCCACATTGCGGTGCATGCCAAGGAGAAGCCCTCCAGCCTCTAG
- the ZNF425 gene encoding zinc finger protein 425 isoform X2: MCRVTVTFDDVALYFSEQEWEILEKWQKQMYKQEMKTNYQTLDSLGYAFSKPDLITWMEQGRMLFISEQGCLDKTRRTTSPPTDEQLDMKDTGKLPCFDHEGTLRTKEEDCRLNGPQKQDLGAALPGKERKILSARRDTFQSPSLQETEIPNKKVSITASDPDKKDLRHKPRETPGRLEIPTGPRCYSCYVCRKVFQVRRDLLKHKRSHSKSQLRRYPKYRNTSRGKSELRRTQRHLCQKKRFQCSECEKSYFLKGSLVTHQVVHTGQRPYPCPECDKTFRYRANLKKHLCLHRGERPFCCGECGRAFVQQCELTEHLRLHSGEKPFQCPQCDRCFRLKRGMKVHLSQHSGKRPFHCPECGRSFSRKAALKTHQRTHSEEKPFSCDECGRKFIYKIKLDEHIRVHTGEKPFSCPECNKSFRLKRSLKAHGLQHSGKRPFQCPECSRGFFWRNAMRAHQRLHSEQKPFPCAECGKRFTRPSKLACHTRVHDRQKEFPCGECKKTFSQQSRLTQHLKVHNTEKPFSCAECGRSFRRRAHLTEHTRLHSGEEPFQCPECDKSFSWKASMKFHQRMHRDEKPFACSECGKTYTHQSQLTEHLRLHSGEKPYQCPECQKTFRLKGNLKSHLLQHSGQKPFSCVMCGKSFTQQYRLTEHIRVHSGEKPFQCPECDKSYCIRGSLKVHLYTHSGERPFQCPECGKGFLQKRSLKAHLCLHSGERPFSCDECGRSFTYVGALKTHIAVHAKEKPSSL; encoded by the exons GTAACTGTGACATTTGATGATGTGGCCTTATATTTTTCGGAACAAGAGTGGGAGATCCTGGAGAAATGGCAGAAGCAAATGTATAAGCAAGAGATGAAGACCAATTACCAGACCCTTGATTCCCTGG GGTATGCTTTTTCCAAGCCAGATTTGATCACATGGATGGAACAAGGGAGAATGCTATTCATCAGCGAACAGGGATGCTTAGATAAAACAAGAAGGACAACTAGCCCTCCTACTGATGAACAGTTGGACATGAAGGATACTGGAAAGTTGCCATGTTTTG ATCACGAAGGAACTCTCAGGACAAAAGAAGAGGATTGCCGTTTAAATGGTCCTCAAAAACAGGACTTGGGTGCTGCCTTaccagggaaggagagaaagatttTATCAGCTCGAAGAGACACCTTCCAGTCTCCAAGTCTCCAAGAAACAGAGATTCCAAATAAAAAAGTCAGCATCACAGCATCTGATCCAGACAAGAAAGACCTGCGGCACAAGCCTCGGGAGACCCCAGGGCGCTTAGAAATTCCCACAGGGCCAAGATGCTACTCCTGCTATGTCTGTAGGAAAGTCTTCCAAGTAAGGAGGGATTTGCTAAAGCACAAACGGAGCCACTCCAAGAGCCAGCTCCGCAGATATCCTAAGTACAGAAACACGTCCAGAGGGAAGTCCGAACTCAGGCGGACGCAGAGGCACCTGTGTCAGAAGAAGCGGTTCCAGTGCAGTGAGTGTGAGAAGAGCTACTTCCTGAAGGGCAGCCTCGTCACTCATCAGGTTGTCCACACCGGCCAGCGGCCCTACCCGTGCCCTGAGTGCGACAAGACCTTCCGGTACAGGGCCAACCTGAAGAAGCACCTGTGTCTGCACCGCGGGGAGCGGCCGTTCTGCTGCGGGGAGTGCGGCCGGGCCTTCGTGCAGCAGTGCGAGCTCACGGAGCACCTGCGGCTGCACAGCGGAGAGAAGCCCTTCCAGTGTCCGCAGTGTGACCGGTGCTTCCGCCTGAAGAGGGGCATGAAGGTCCATCTGTCCCAGCACAGCGGGAAGAGGCCCTTCCACTGTCCCGAGTGTGGCCGGAGCTTCTCCCGGAAGGCTGCCCTGAAGACCCACCAGAGGACGCACAGCGAGGAAAAGCCGTTTTCTTGTGATGAGTGCGGCAGGAAATTCATCTACAAGATTAAGCTGGACGAGCACATCAGAGTTCACACGGGAGAGAAGCCCTTTTCGTGTCCCGAGTGTAACAAAAGTTTCCGCCTCAAGAGAAGCCTGAAAGCCCACGGGCTGCAGCACAGCGGGAAGAGGCCTTTCCAGTGCCCGGAGTGCAGCAGGGGCTTCTTCTGGAGGAACGCCATGCGCGCCCACCAGCGCCTGCACAGCGAGCAGAAGCCCTTCCCCTGCGCCGAGTGCGGCAAGCGCTTCACGCGGCCCTCCAAGCTCGCCTGCCACACCAGAGTCCACGACAGGCAGAAGGAGTTTCCCTGTGGTGAGTGCAAAAAGACCTTTTCTCAGCAGTCGCGGCTCACGCAGCACCTGAAGGTCCACAACACGGAAAAGCCGTTCTCCTGCGCCGAGTGCGGCCGCAGTTTCCGCCGGCGCGCGCATCTCACAGAGCACACGAGGCTTCATAGCGGCGAGGAGCCCTTCCAGTGTCCCGAGTGCGACAAGAGCTTCTCCTGGAAGGCCTCCATGAAGTTCCACCAGCGGATGCACAGGGACGAGAAGCCCTTCGCGTGCAGTGAGTGCGGCAAGACCTACACGCATCAGTCTCAGCTCACCGAGCACCTGAGGCTGCACAGCGGCGAGAAGCCCTACCAGTGTCCTGAATGCCAGAAGACTTTCCGCCTCAAGGGAAATCTGAAAAGCCACCTGCTGCAGCACAGTGGTCAAAAGCCGTTCTCTTGTGTGATGTGTGGCAAAAGTTTCACTCAACAGTACCGGCTCACAGAACACATTCGAGTCCACAGCGGGGAGAAGCCCTTCCAGTGTCCGGAGTGTGACAAGAGCTACTGCATCAGGGGCAGCTTGAAGGTCCACTTGTATACGCACAGTGGAGAGAGGCCCTTCCAGTGTCCTGAGTGTGGCAAAGGCTTCCTCCAGAAGAGAAGCCTGAAGGCCCATCTGTGCCTTCACAGTGGGGAGAGGCCTTTTTCTTGTGATGAGTGTGGAAGGAGCTTCACGTACGTGGGGGCGCTCAAGACCCACATTGCGGTGCATGCCAAGGAGAAGCCCTCCAGCCTCTAG